From Triticum urartu cultivar G1812 chromosome 2, Tu2.1, whole genome shotgun sequence, a single genomic window includes:
- the LOC125536559 gene encoding calcium-dependent protein kinase 19-like has translation MAYRENISNRRSRCIQLLQQHVVIHLLFYFAETEKGIFDAILQGEIDFESQPWPSISESAKDLVRKMLAQDPKKRISSAQVLQHPWLREGEASDKPIDSAVLSRMKQFRAMNKLKKMALKVIASNLNEEEIKGLKQMFMNMDTDNSGTITYEELKAGLAKLGSKLSEAEVKQLMDAADVDGNGSIDYVEFITATMHRHKLERDEHLFKAFQYFDKDNSGFITRDELETALIEHEMGDADTIKDIISEVDTDNDGRINYEEFCAMMRGGMQQPIRLK, from the exons ATGGCGTACCGCGAGAACATCTCTAATAGAAGATCTAGAT GTATACAATTATTGCAGCAGCATGTTGTTATTCATCTTCTGTTTTACTTTGCAGAAACTGAGAAGGGAATATTTGATGCTATTCTTCAAGGGGAGATTGACTTTGAAAGTCAGCCATGGCCATCAATTTCTGAGAGCGCTAAAGACCTTGTGAGGAAGATGTTGGCGCAGGATCCAAAGAAAAGAATTAGTTCAGCCCAAGTTCTTC AACATCCATGGCTCAGGGAAGGAGAAGCATCAGATAAACCTATTGACAGTGCTGTTCTTTCTAGGATGAAGCAATTCAGAGCAATGAATAAACTGAAAAAGATGGCTCTAAAG GTTATAGCTTCAAATCTTAACGAGGAAGAGATCAAGGGCCTGAAGCAAATGTTTATGAACATGGACACAGACAACAGTGGGACAATCACATATGAGGAACTCAAAGCAGGACTAGCCAAACTTGGATCGAAGCTCTCAGAAGCTGAAGTAAAGCAGTTGATGGATGCG gctgATGTGGATGGCAATGGATCAATTGACTACGTTGAGTTCATAACAGCAACCATGCATAGACACAAGCTCGAAAGAGACGAGCATTTGTTCAAGGCGTTCCAGTACTTTGACAAAGACAACAGTGG CTTCATTACAAGAGATGAACTGGAGACTGCTTTGATTGAGCATGAAATGGGCGACGCGGATACCATAAAGGACATCATATCAGAAGTCGACACAGATAAT GATGGGAGGATTAACTACGAGGAATTCTGCGCTATGATGAGAGGAGGGATGCAGCAGCCAATAAGGCTCAAGTAG